Within Lolium rigidum isolate FL_2022 chromosome 5, APGP_CSIRO_Lrig_0.1, whole genome shotgun sequence, the genomic segment gacaatgcaaaaaacagagacagaatctgccaaaacagaacagccagtaaacacgaattttaaaatggtacttccgttgctcaaatcagaaaactcaaaactaatgaaagttgcgtacgtatctgaggaacacgcacgtaaattggcatatttttctgagttacctacagggaaaacagcccagattcgtgacagatagaaatctgtttctgcgcagaaatccaaatctagtatcaaccttcgattagaggcttcacttggcacaacaaaacacaaaactaagataaggagaggttgctacagtagtaaacaacttccaagacacaaatataaaacaaagtactgtagcaaaataacacatgggttatctcccaagaagttcttttctttatagccattaagatgggctcagcagttttaatgatgcactcgcaagaaatagtatttgaagcaaaagagagcatcaagaggcaaattcaaaacacatttaagtctaacatgcttcctatgaaaaggaatcttgtacacaaataaattcatgaagagcaaagtaacaagatcaggaagataaaacaagtgtagtttcaaaaatttcagcatatagagaggtgtattagtaccatgaaaatttctacaaccatattttcctctctcataataattttcagtagcttcatgaacaaactcaacaatataactatcacatgcagcatacttttcatgatttccaaacacataatttttatcaagctcaaatatAGTAGGATCAAAACttccaaactcacttttatcaatattataacaaggtgatcgatcaatctcaagagatatgggattcttaaataaagtcaatacttttccaatcccattttcattagtagtacaattaatattatcaagtaacataggaccatcatctagagctttatcataaacatttgccaagcaaaattctttagtaccatgcatttcgacatcaggcacaaacaaagcattatcataagatttatcaaagtagcatggattatcataaataacagtagcataatcattctcacaagttttacttataggaaatatttcaagagaatccacaggaacataacattcaacctctttcggtaagcatggaggacaatcaaatagtgtaagagatgaagagttactctcattagaaggttggcatgggtagctaatccattcttcctccttttgttcgtcgctctcttccatcaatttcctcctctttttcatccaatgagctttcaggttcatcaatttcttcttccaccggttcctgcaaattgtgagtgcattcttgtgcattaatgtgtctctctttataatcaaggatataaggattcctactcgtagcattctatgcaagaattaaggatagtagagacataatctttaaggcccttacaaacaacacaagtttcataattctcaaccatgaaggattctatctcggaggctcccataaataagacaaattgttctacctcttcgaacccataatgaatatagcaattccgattatagttcttaattaaaaattcctcactaaagccacattgaaatttaagatgtttagtatcccgttgagagcaacagtttatattatggcgttcaagcaagatttcaagcaattgtattcaatttttctatcatagcactcattattttaccgtttcttgattctctataattattataacattctataagctccaagtaggttgttggttctcccataacagcagtttttaatttttaggtttttcaaatttttatggatttttgggtatatagggaaaataaaacaagacaaaaataaactagacaaaagtaaactaagcaaagtaaaactagacagaaataaactaagcacaagtaaactagacagaaataaactagcaagacaaaataagataaaagcagagagagaggtagagtgtactccccaggtgaacttatgagtagagctatgcctccccggcaacggcgccagaaaatagtcttgatgacccacaagtataggggatcgcaacaggtcttcgagggaagtaaaacccaaatttattgattcgacacaaggggaggtaaagaatacttataagccttaacaactgagttgtcaattcagttgcactcggaaaagcactagcaacaggggtgatgtgaaagtagcaatgatatgagagcagtagtaacagtaacaaggCAAgcaagtaatagcaatatgagagcaatggcaccgtgaaaatagttgatactacttccaatgacatgaagaacaagtatatgatgatgcgagatggaccggggttcccagctatctacactagtggtaactctccaataacaagtgttgggtgaacaaattacagcttgggcaattgataggattgataaggcattaagaaagaacatcaatttattaatcatgtaggcatgttttccatatttagtcgtacgtgctcgcaatgagaaacttgcacaacatctattgtcctaccagccagtggcagccgggcctcaagggaatctactggatattaaggtactccttttaatagagcaccggagcaaagcattaacactccgtgaaaacatgtgtccctcacatcaccgccatcccccccggttgtcccgatttcgtcacttcggggcctttggttccggacagtgacatgtgcatacaacttgtagatacaatctaagcaataattatagagctcaaatctaagatcatgccactcgggccctagtgacaagcattaagcataacaagattgcgagcaacaataacttcataaactttgtagatagacaatcataatgtaacaatccatcggatcccgacaaacacaacaccgattacatcagatgaatctcaatcatgtaaggcagctcatgagatcattgtattgaagtacatgggggagagaataccaactagctacagctagaacccgtagtccatgggggaactactcacggagcatgatggaggcgatggcgttgatggagatggcttccgggcacttccccgtcccggcagggtgccgggacgagacttctgtcccccgaattggagtttcgcgatggtggcggcgccccggagtctttccggagtttcgtcaagtggtacctgcgtttttaggtcgaaagggattttataggcgaagaggcggcgcagggggcactcggggcgccacaccctaggccggcgcggccggggtccggcccgcgccgccatgtggtgtggtggcccccggcccctctccgactcttcttcggtgttcggagccttccgggaaaaataggaggtttggcgttgatttcgtccaattcgagaatattgcccgaacagcctttctcggaaccaaaaacagcagaaaacaggaactgcactgtggcatcttgttaataggttagttccggaaaatgcatgaaatcatcataaagtgcaagcaaaacatgtaagtattgtcataaaacaagcatggaacgacagaaattatggatacgtcggggacgtatcagccatTACTATGGATGTGCCTAAAACTAAAATatttctagatacatctatattagtggcaaATAATATGGACCAGGGAGTACATTAAAACAACCAAACAATCACGGGTGATTTAGCTCTCTTCATTCAAACAATAACAATTGTGTATCTTGATTTTTTAACATATAAAAATCGTACTCTTATACACAATATGAGGCGATCgtgaaacccatctagggttccgccCCTCTCGCCGGCGACGCTGCTGATCTGCTTCGTCtctggtggccttggggccttggagagtTGGAGGCATGGCGGATCGTGGCCTCTCGCTGGCAGGAAGGTTTCCGTTCTTCGTTTAGTTtgttttcagtgtcttcttcgggatggtgatGCGACAGCtacttcctgaagtcagaataaggttctCCCTGCCCAATCCTCGCTTCGGTGGTGCGTCTAGCGCCGGCGGATGGTGTGTGAACTTGTGTGTCTGGCGGATCTCCTGGGATCTAGTCGGTTTTCGTGTTCGCATGTGTGGTTTCAGgttagtctcttccgatctacacttgtcatcattggcgatggttgctgctctggtgcgctggtcctttggtgtcttagcacgacgactttccatctgtctactacaacaagctctactacgacaagctttgcctaacTCCGGTGATTGAGGGGCTAGGACGGTGGCGTGCCTTCGACTcgcgctagtgtttgtagtcgtcgctaggtggtccagtgacctatttgtaattttaaTTACTTTTGGGTCTTTTTTActactattgatgattattaatagattgatggaattttcgaaaaaaaaaacaatcataGTCTTCAGTAAGACACGGCTAGATCACTGACCATTAGATGGATTTGTTAGGGTTTAGCCACCTACGCTTTTTGGCCATGGGGCTTTCCTCtcctataaaataaaataaaataacgcGGGAAAAAGTATGTTTCTGTGGGCCTCCATGGCCCAATCAAGTGGAGCCCAATCACCACTCTTAATCACGGGAAGGTGCCTTTTGGATTTTTGCAGCAGATTTCGCAGACCCCTCACGCGTCTCTTGTCACTGGCCGCTTGCCCAGACCGCGTCACGCAAAACTATAAAACAGCACATAACACACCACACTCACTCAAATACTCCAGCTCAACCCCAAGCTCCTCACACTCCACAGTCCACCGTACTAAGCTCAAGCCAGCAAGCACCGACCATCCTCATCAAACCATGGACATGACTGGCTCCGAGCAATGGAGTTCCCCTTCCTTGTCGTCATCCTCTCAGGAGCAAGGGGCGGCGGTGTGGGTGACCCCGCCGAAGCGCCCCGCGGGGAGGACCAAGTTCAAGGAGACGCGCCACCCGGTGTACCGCGGCGTGCGGCGCCGCGGCAACGCCGgccggtgggtgtgcgaggtgcgCGTCCCCGGCCAGCGTGGTGAACGGCTCTGGCTGGGCACCTACCTCACAGCCGAGGCCGCTGCGCGCGCGCACGACGCCGCCATGCTCGGGCTGCtcggccgctccgcctccgcctgCCTCAACTTCGCCGACTCCGCGTCGCTCCTGCGAGTGCCACAGGCGCTGTCCGACCTGGCGGACGTCCGGCGCGCTGCCCTCGCCGCCGTCGCGGGCTTCCTGCGCCATGAGGCCGCCAGCGGCGCTGCCACCGTCCCAGCAGAGGAGGCCATCTTCAGCGCGTCCGCGGACAATGCCGACGGCTCGTCGGCGACTTTCCAGGCTTATGCCGATGGGATGTTCGACGTGCCGGCTGCGATGGGCAGCGACATGTTCGAGCTGGACATGTCCGGGGAAATGGACCTGGGCACCTACTACGCGGACCTCGCGGAGGGACTGCTGCtggacccgccgccgccggagcacaGCAGCGCGTGCTGGGACACCGGAGACGGCGGAGCTGACCCCGCGCTCTGGAGCTACTGAAATACTACCTTGCTGCTTTGACCCCGTGCATGGAACAAATTAAGCACTGCGACTGTTCCAAGTCAGCACAATAAAATCTATTGAGCTTCAACGCATCAAATCATATGACATACATCATACATGCAAGCAGATGCAGTTCTAAGCATCACACAGGAGCAAGAAAATGACACATGAGATGACGAGAGGACATCACTGCTGGATGAATAGCAGACTGCTAGTGGCGATGATCCCGGACAGGCAGACAGCGAGAGGATTCCAAAAAAAAAGAGGGTACTATCACTTTATATGTGGTGATTATAACTGGCAACAACACGAGAAAGATCAACGCCTGTTAATCAGACAGAGGTGGTCCAAGTACACTAATTCAGAAGATGTGGCTTAGGCCCATCCAGTCTACTGGATCCTTTGGATCTTTTCCCGATTTCATGTCGAAATCATCGTGGCCACGCGAGCTGACGCGGCGATTCAGTCCAGCTCTGCGCTTCTCAATTCCTATATCGCGTGGCCACGGGGCGACATGGCCAGAGCTGATGTGTCACGTACTTTTTCCTTTCTGGAAGATGACATGTCAACTTATACACTTTCAGATCTAGTGTGACAATGGAAATGATTACTCCCAATCAAAGCGGATCCTTTTTAGTACTACTTTTATTTCGATGCTACTACAAAAGAAACGAGGTATATCTTGTGTTATTGGTTGTGATATTTTCACCATCTCAATCAAAGTGGTAGACATAGAAACACCAAGTTCATGCAACAACTCCATCGGGCACCACGCAACAAACTCGTCATGTGTAATTTTATCCGCTATACCCGTTCATGGAGTTCCCATTCCACTTCGTCCTTGCACCACCATGATACACCGTGACTGCTGCCGCTAGACACAAAAAAGTTCAAGGAGACACGGTATCCAGTGTACCGGCCGCGACGTGTGAACCTAGGCATTTAAGGAACAAGGACTTGTTGTTACGTCCTCGCCCATCCAAGTTCGAGCCTCTCTGCTCACATTCTTCATTTGACACACGCTCTGCTCATTTAGGGCTAGCAAATTATTTTCCTACAGCATCCTTTATGCCTTGTTTGTTCGATTAATactattcaaatatatatattgaAGTGGACTGGGAAGAATTTTGACTTAGATGAGATTTAATCCTCCTCAAACGAAGCCAATCCCCTCTGGAACCTGTGAAACCAACCAAGGCCTTGTTAATGTACCGTGGCCGTGACATCAGCCAAGGTGCGTGTGTCTGGCACGGGCGACTCTGGTTCAACACACATCACTCCGAGCCTCCGCACGTTTGCAAGACGCGCCCATGTTTGTCCTGCAGGCTGTTCCGCCTTTCCATGTGCCATGTGGCTGCTCGTTGCGATGTTCGACCTCGACCATACCCTGCGTACAAGGCTGCGGAGAACTTTAAAAATAAGCAAGCCGAGGATGGTATCGATAATCTCCGGCCGGCACATACGTCCCTATGATAGTTGAACGACAACAAGCATAATAAAATAAAGCATCAATACTCATGAATAGGGGTGGGCAAAAACTACGAAGCTAGTTCATTTTCTTTCACAAACTCAACCCTAATTGTCAATCTAGTTCAAAAAAATGAACTAGCCCAAACCGGTGAAACCAGTCAACCCATATTTGACCAACCAAACTTAAACcccagggtgtgtttggtttatgCCGAAGattgcctaccaaaattttggctagCTAATATTTTGGTTGAGTTATTCATTGCCCACAAGTTGACCAACATtggctaaaataataaactagagTTGGTAGTGGAGGATTGGCAAGCCAAAAAGATGAAAACTATCCAAACAACAAACAATCTTATTGTCGTGACCAAAAAATTCGAAGGGTATGGTTTGGTAGTAATCCAAACACACCCAAAGCAGACGATCAtgctttcaagaaccatttgaagctaaaaagaataaaaagaaaagtcaCACCAAAGCAAGTCGCTTTTGGCCGAAAGCCCGAAAATGATGCATGGTCTCTGATGGGTTGCTAAATGGCTCCCAAATGAAGGTGTTATTCGTTTGTGCGTGGTTGCCAGaatcagaagatgagaagaagtaCGGGGCAACCTCGTTATCGTGCAGCAACAGCTTAAAGATGTGGTTGTACGCTGATACCCAAGGTGTGGTCGCAGTGCTAAGTATTGCGATTGCTATCGCAGTGTCACATCGCTCGTTGAGTGTGTGCCAGAGAGTGCGGTGGATGTAGCAACGCTTGAGGAAGTAGCAGCACGCCGCACTTTAGGTAGgtaaggcatctccaacgggcgcgACGTATTTTGGACACCCAAAATATCCgcaggcgtccgtttgcgtcgtctgGCGAACGCGGAAATGGTCgtttgtccgtttgcgtctggagcTGGCTTCAGCGGCGCGATGCAAATTCGGCGCAGGCAAGAATTCAAAAATTGGTGTCCAAATTGAGGGCTGAAACTACTTTGCACGAAATTTTACAGCCGCAAACTGAGGGAtgaaacaagttcatcacactttgcacatgtcacggcgcaaagtggagtccaaaaggggcacaacaaggcctgaacagcaataaaaatgtccaaaaggaggccaaggtgctggtcgcatggcgccggcgattaggcgtctcgcgcgcggatttcggcgcgcctcttgatgaaccaggccctggtgtcgtcgtcaatgttgctcaagtcggctagcatgatcctagtgtcctctgcaaggatcttggccttggcgtccatcctcctagcctcggcgtcaagcaatttggcctcggAGTCTGCCCTCTGGACCTCAATTACCTCTTtcgcgaggttgtggtagatggcatgctctcctccggcacctggcgcgtcCTCTGTGTCGCGCCCaggcaggagtcaccgcttctaggcctCCGGCTGAGGTCGGGAACCGCTGCCCCggtcaacttcaccggcggcaggccggaggcgaaccgcgacgccgcgtggccctgcaagggagcgggagttccagggcgcagctgggaacttaccgagctgaccgacgaggccggaggagcgacaccggcgatcccctctctcttgacgagcatgtagccctccgctaaggtcggatggagggctacttgcgcgacgccggctttgatctgcatccgCCGGGCCCGCCgggttggcggccgcggcagtcttgatcttctggttcttgcgccgcCCGCGACGCTTCGCGGACTCCACGATtttctcctccggggagagcaccttctttgccgccttcggctttgcctcccggccgccgccggtggcggcccgctttgcttccgccggagctgcagcctccattctgactatggtcgtggctacgggggagtgtggggcggcggcgggtgatacgtccattttgcatcactattttatatcataatttactgttattcattgatatatttcatatttagagatgatacttatgttatttcatctattttgcatgtttcatgattattggagaatcacgcaccggagtcaggattctgctggaaaaagcaccgtcagaatgcaatatttcggaagatcagcaattgaaggaaattacacggaaaatcttatttttccagaagacggagatagccaaaaggaggagccgaggagggccgccatgggccccccataggccggcgcgggcctaggcctggccgcgccgccttgtggggagggggcccacagccccctctggcctcctctctttcgcgtacttcttcgccccgaaaacctaagcaacgggggatagtcgcgaagagtcacagccgcctctgcggggcggaaaacaccagagagaaaagagctctccggcaggctgaaatcgacgccatcgtcaccgtcatcgagctggacatcattgggatcatcatcaccatcatctccatcatcatcaccgccatctccaccgctgcacctcgtcaccgctgtaacatctagggttgaatcttgattgtttggtaggggaaactctcccggtattgattactccttgttattgatgctattgagtgaaactattgaaccaaggtttatgttcagattgttattcatcatcatatcacctctgatcatgttccatatgatgtctcgtgagtagttcgtttagttcttgaggacatgggtgaagtctaaatgttagtagtgaattatgttgggtaatattcaatgttatgatatttaagttgtggtgttattcttctagtggtgtcatgtgaacgtcgactacatgatacttcacctttatgggcctaggggaatacatcttgtattcgtttgctaattgtggggtttccggagtgacagaaacctaaacccccgttggtatatcgatgcaggagtgatagcaggatctcagagtttaaggctgcggttagatttatcttaattactttcttgtatttgcggatgcttgcaaggggtataatcacaagtatgtattagtcctaggaagggcggtgcattagcataggttcacccacacaacacttatcaaaacaatgaagattaatcagctatatgaagcgaaagcactagactaaattcccgtgtgtcctcaagaacgtttggtcattataagtaaacaaaccggcttgtcctttgtgctaaaaaggattgggccactcgctgcaattattactctcgcattttacttacttgtactttattcatccgctatatcaaaaacccccgaatacttgtctcgtgagcatttacggtgaatccttcatcgaatctgcttgtcaacaccttctgctcctcgttgggttcgacactcttatttatcgaaagtactacgatacaccccctatacttgtgggtcatcaagactattttctggcgccgttgccgggaagtgaagcgctattggtaagtggaattggtaagggaaacctttactgtacgtgctgattttatttactgcttcgctgctataattcattatggagaggtcttctcttgaattcctctttggaaaatctactactaccgcaaaggtagtggatgaggcgccgagtgagaaagaggttccatacaaaatacctatgaagattattgaacgtgttgtggataaccgctatgaaggggatggaactgtccatcctggtgatcatttacttgtttttacatgaattatgcgggttattcaaatgtgcaggtattgctatggatgaagttaggaagaaactattctctatatcgctgtccggtaaagcggcgcattggtataaattgtctgaagaatagggattctcttgattgggaggacattgtgcctttattttattctaaattctatcctccaagtgaaattcacaaagatcggaaccgcatatataatttctggcctcgtgatggagagagtattgcccaagcatggggNNNNNNNNNNNNNNNNNNNNNNNNNNNNNNNNNNNNNNNNNNNNNNNNNNNNNNNNNNNNNNNNNNNNNNNNNNNNNNNNNNNNNNNNNNNNNNNNNNNNGCAaacattttccactcgatacgtttaatcctttgttacagtaagccggtgagattgacaacctcactgtttcgttgggacaaagtacttgggttgtgttgtgcaggttccacgttggcgcaggaatccctggtgttgcgccgcatcacatttcgcgaccatcaaccttcaacgtgcttcttggctcctactggttcgattaaaccttggtttctttctgagggaaaacttgctactgtgcgcatcataccttcctcttggggttcccaacgaacgtgtgagttacacgccatcacggggcccgagaaattctcgacttcgtcgaggaggtgtttaatgactaagatgccggaggataagataccggaaaatgccttgcaaagagagaaagCGTGAGTCCGGGCAAAGGTGCCGGATCTAAGCTAAGCGCCGGATaggttaaaccggtatccaaagacgtgagaacctggcatggtctgttggatagaatccgccagactataccagacttcggggactaatgttgggggatgaccccggtatgccaaaggcatgccaaaccggatggtttaagccatcaagataccggtttaatgttcataccggagcacaaagataagagtttggctaagtaaagctaagccggtatccccaagaggggtataccggaaccgggtaaagaagacaccgggataccgaaaagaagagcatgtcggcaggactggtcaaagattctctctagagctagaggacaaagatgagctaagcaaagtagctttaaacgaaggcctgacgataaagaggaggatgacgatgaaagaagccggagaacGTCAGCCTCctcga encodes:
- the LOC124654332 gene encoding dehydration-responsive element-binding protein 1H-like, with protein sequence MDMTGSEQWSSPSLSSSSQEQGAAVWVTPPKRPAGRTKFKETRHPVYRGVRRRGNAGRWVCEVRVPGQRGERLWLGTYLTAEAAARAHDAAMLGLLGRSASACLNFADSASLLRVPQALSDLADVRRAALAAVAGFLRHEAASGAATVPAEEAIFSASADNADGSSATFQAYADGMFDVPAAMGSDMFELDMSGEMDLGTYYADLAEGLLLDPPPPEHSSACWDTGDGGADPALWSY